One window of Hippoglossus stenolepis isolate QCI-W04-F060 chromosome 1, HSTE1.2, whole genome shotgun sequence genomic DNA carries:
- the LOC118105905 gene encoding Golgi apparatus protein 1: MAADGRLQLRLFLLLCLCGSGSVLGLKAAGGPADPPDPPVLRAAEPPPKDAPAAAAAGASQPRRASGWKLSEEEACREDLSRLCPKHTWTNNLAVLECLQDRREESELAPDCNHLLWNYKLNLTTDPKFESVATEVCKSTIAELKECNEEERGRGYLVSCLVDHRGNISEYQCNQYITKMTGIVFSDFRLICGFMDKCKDDINSLHCGSINVGHKDVHSQGEVISCLEKALVREAEQQDHVRPIKEECQRAILRVAELSSDDFHLDRHLYFSCRDDRERFCQNTQAGEGKVYKCLFNHKFEEAMSEKCRDALTTRQKLISQDYRVSYSLAKACKLDLRKQRCSLDTNLPRAREARLSYLLLCLEAAVHRGRTVSGECQGEMVDYRKMLMEDFSLSPEIVLHCRTEIEAHCSGLHRKGRTLHCLMRIGRGDRSATVDGVCQSALQTLIQSADPGADYRIDRALNEACESVIQTACKHIRTGDPMILSCLMEHLYTEKMVEDCEHRLLELQYFISRDWKLDPILYKKCQGDAARLCHTHGWNETSELMPPGAVFSCLYRHAYRTEEQGRRLSRDCKVEVQRILHQRALDVKLEPELQKRCMTDLGKWCSEKTDTGQELECLQDHLEDLVSACRDVVGNLTELESEDIQIDALLIRACEPIIQAHCHDVADNQIDTGDLMECLVQNKHQKEMNEKCSVGVTHFQLIQMKDFRFSYKFKMSCKEDVLRLCPNIKKKVDVVICLSTTVRNDTLQDAREQRVSLKCRKQLRVEELEMSEDIRLDPDLYEPCRSDISRLCPNVNYGNAQMIECLKEHKKQLSQRCHQRIFRLQEGEMNDPELDYQLMRVCKQMIKRFCTEADARNVLQCLKQNKNSELMDPKCKQMITKRQITQNTDYRLNPVLRKACRADIPKFCQPILNKAGEDSELEGQVIACLKLKYADQRLSPDCEDQIRVILQESALDYRLDPQLQMHCSDEISMLCVEEAAAQEQTGQVEECLKVNLLKIKQDACKKEVLNMLKESKADIFVDPVLHTACALDLKHHCAAITPGRGRQMSCLLEALQDKRIRLQPECKKRLQDRIDMWSYAAKVAPAEGFSDLALQVMTSPSKNYILLMITLSVCVLFLVGLLCGRITKRVTKELKDR; encoded by the exons CTCCTGTGGAACTACAAACTCAATCTGACCACAGACCCTAAGTTTGAGTCGGTCGCCACAGAGGTCTGTAAGAGCACCATCGCTGAG TTAAAGGAGTGTAAcgaggaggagcgagggaggggcTACCTGGTGTCCTGCCTGGTGGATCACCGTGGCAACATCAGCGAGTACCAGTGTAACCAGTACATCACCAAGATGACCGGTATCGTCTTCAGCGACTTTCGTCTCATCTGTGGCTTCATGGACAAATGTAAAGACGACATCAACAGCCTGCACTGCGGCAGCATCAACGTGGGACACAAG GACGTGCACTCGCAGGGTGAAGTGATTTCCTGTCTGGAGAAGGCGTTGGTGCGGGAGGCGGAGCAGCAGGATCATGTTCGTCCAATCAAAGAAGAGTGTCAGAGGGCGATCCTGCGGGTGGCGGAGCTGTCGTCAGACGACTTCCACCTCGACCGACATCTTTACTTCTCCTGTCGAGACGACCGGGAGAGATTCTGTCAGAAC ACTCAGGCAGGAGAAGGAAAAGTCTACAAGTGTCTGTTCAACCACAAGTTTGAAGAGGCCATGTCAGAAAAG TGCCGCGATGCTCTGACCACCCGTCAGAAGCTGATCTCTCAGGACTACAGGGTCAGCTACTCGCTGGCTAAAGCCTGTAAGCTGGACCTGAGGAAGCAGCGCTGCAGCCTGGACACCAACCTGCCGCGAGCCCGCGAGGCCCGGCTGTCGTACCTGCTGCTGTGCCTGGAGGCCGCCGTCCACCGCG GTCGTACGGTCAGTGGCGAGTGTCAGGGCGAGATGGTGGACTACCGGAAGATGCTGATGGAGGATTTCTCTCTGAGTCCGGAGATCGTGCTTCACTGCCGGACGGAGATCGAGGCTCACTGCTCCGGACTGCACCGCAAAGGCCGCACGCTGCACTGCCTGATGAGAATCGGACGCGGCGACCGCAGCGCCACGGTCGACGGCGTCTGCCAGAGCGCA CTGCAGACTCTGATCCAGTCTGCCGACCCTGGAGCCGACTACAGGATCGACCGTGCGCTCAACGAGGCCTGCGAGTCCGTGATCCAGACCGCCTGCAAACACATCCGCACCGGAGACCCAAT GATCCTGTCGTGTCTGATGGAGCACCTGTACACAGAGAAGATGGTGGAGGACTGTGAACACCGACTGTTGGAGCTGCAGTATTTCATATCCAGAGACTGGAA aCTGGACCCCATCCTGTATAAGAAGTGTCAGGGTGACGCCGCCCGCCTCTGCCACACCCACGGCTGGAATGAGACCAGTGAGCTGATGCCGCCGGGCGCCGTCTTCTCGTGCCTGTACCGCCATGCCTACCGCACCGAGGAGCAGGGACGGCGG TTATCTCGGGACTGTAAGGTGGAGGTTCAGAGGATTCTCCACCAGAGGGCGCTGGATGTGAAGTTGGAACCGGAGCTTCAGAAACGCTGCATGACCGACCTCGGCAAGTGGTGCAGCGAGAAGACCGACACTGGACAG gAGCTGGAGTGTCTGCAGGATCATCTGGAGGACCTGGTCTCTGCCTGCAGGGACGTCGTGGGGAACCTGACGGAGCTGGAGTCAGAG GACATCCAGATTGATGCTCTGCTCATCAGAGCCTGTGAGCCAATCATCCAGGCCCACTGCCAC gacGTCGCTGATAACCAGATCGACACGGGCGACCTGATGGAATGTCTGGTTCAGAACAAACACCAGAAAGAGATGAACGAAAAGTGTTCAGTCGGCGTGACGCACTTCCAGCTG ATTCAAATGAAGGATTTCCGGTTCTCCTACAAGTTCAAGATGTCCTGCAAGGAGGACGTTCTGCGTCTGTGTCCGAACATCAAGAAAAA GGTGGATGTGGTCATCTGTCTGAGCACCACCGTGAGGAACGACACGCTGCAGGACGCCAGGGAGCAGCGGGTTTCTCTCAAGTGTCGCAAACAGCTGcgggtggaggagctggagatg TCGGAGGATATTCGCTTGGACCCAGACTTGTATGAGCCGTGTCGATCTGACATCAGCCGACTTTGTCCCAACGTGAACTATGGGAACGCTCAG ATGATCGAGTGTCTGAAGGAGCATAAGAAGCAGCTCAGTCAGCGCTGTCACCAGCGGATCTTCAGGCTGCAGGAGGGCGAGATGAACGACCCCGAGCTCGACTACCAGCTGATGAGGGTCTGCAAGCAGATGAtcaag CGGTTCTGCACTGAGGCCGACGCCAGGAACGTTCTTCAGTGtctgaaacagaacaaaaacagcGAGCTGATGGATCCTAAGTGTAAACAGATGATCACCAAGAGACAGATCACACAGAACACAG actaCAGGTTGAACCCGGTGCTGAGGAAAGCCTGTCGAGCCGACATCCCAAAGTTCTGCCAGCCCATCCTGAACAAGGCGGGCGAGGACAGCGAGCTGGAGGGTCAGGTCATCGCCTGCCTCAAACTCAAATACGCTGACCAG CGGTTGTCTCCAGACTGCGAGGACCAGATCCGGGTGATCCTGCAGGAGTCGGCGCTGGACTACAGACTGGACCCGCAGCTGCAGATGCACTGCTCAGACGAG atctccatgttgtgtgtggaggaggcagcagcccAGGAACAGACTGGTCAGGTGGAGGAGTGTCTGAAAGTCAATCTGCTGAAAATCAAACAGGACGCCTGTAAAAAG GAAGTCCTGAACATGCTGAAGGAGAGCAAGGCGGACATCTTTGTGGACCCGGTCCTTCACACCGCCTGCGCCCTGGACCTCAAACACCACTGTGCTGCCATCACACCCGGCAGAGGACGAC AGATGTCGTGTCTGTTGGAGGCGCTACAGGACAAAAGAATTCGTCTGCAGCCCGAGTGCAAGAAAAGACTTCAAGACCGGATCGACATGTGGAGCTACGCTGCAAAG GTGGCGCCAGCAGAGGGCTTCTCAGACCTGGCCCTGCAGGTGATGACGTCGCCCTCTAAGAACTACATCCTGCTCATGATCACACTGAGCGTGTGCGTCCTCTTCCTGGTGGGGCTGCTGTGCGGTCGCATCACAAAGCGAGTGACGAAAGAACTGAAGGATCGGtag